The Saccharolobus shibatae B12 genomic interval TTAAGGAATTAGGCTTAAACGCAATGGAAGTGGAGTTCGTACAAGGCGTAAGGATGAGCAGGGAAACCGCTGAGGAAGCTGGTAAGGTTGCTAAGGAATTGGGAGTTAGACTATCAGTTCACGCCCCTTATTTCATCAATTTATGTTCTGAAGAAAAAGACAAAATTGAGGCTTCAAAACAGAGGATTTTGGATACTGCGGATAGGGCTGAGCTAATGGGAGCAGATGCTATTGCTATTCATATTGCATTTTACGGTAAAATGAGTCCAGAGGAATGCTACCAGAACGTTAAGGAAGGATTGGCAGAAGTAATAGACAAGGCTAAGGAAATGGGGATAAAGAACGTTAAGTTCGGTGTTGAAACCATGGCTAAGGAAACTGCTTTTGGGACTTTAGATGAAGTTATTTCGATATCCAAGGAACTAAAGGGCGTAATACCTTACATAGATTGGGCTCATACTTTTGCTAGGCAGGGAGGGGAGATAGATTATGGGAAGATTATTGATAGGCTAATTAAGGAATTGGGTTTGACCCATATAAATTCTCACTTTGAATCTCTAGTTTCTAGAAAAGGAAAATATGTGGATGAACATATTCCCATAGATGCTAACGCCCCACCATTTGAACCATTAGCTAAGGAATTGCTTAAAAGGGATATTTCAATATCATTGATATGCGAAAGTCCAGAATTGGAAAGAGATGCGTTAAAAATGAAGGAGGTATTGGAGAGACTTGGATATAGACTCGAATGAAATACTGGTAGCTTCTGACTATGATAGGACATTAGCCAATGAAGAAAATAATTTTGTAATATCACCAATTGTTACACAAAAGGTAAACGAATTTTCAAAAAAGTATAAGTTTGTTGTAGTTACTGGTAGGGAAAAGAAATTTATGGACAAGTTGGCTGTTGGTTTGAGACCTACTGCGTGGATATTGGAGAATGGTTCCCTAATACTTTTCGATAATAAGGAGTTTGTGCTTTGTGAAAAGAGTTGGTTTGAAAGAGATAGGAAGAAGATAATCGAAATATTAGATAGTCTTAAGGCTAGGTATTCTATAGGTAGAGTTATAATATATGTTGATGGTTATGGATCTAAACTGAATATGCTAAAGGAGATAGAAAAGTATGGGAGAATAGAGGTGAATAGAAACGATGCCATGGTTCTACCTAAAGGTGTTGATAAGGGTATAGGAGTTTTGAAGTTTAAGGAATTAACTGGGTTCAAGGGAAAGATAGTAGCTTTAGGAGATAGTGAAAACGATTATGCGTTATTTAGAGTTGCCGATATTAAAGTGGCAGTTGCAAATGCAATACCTCAAATAAAGGAAATTGCCGATATAGTGACTGAAAATCCTAATGGTTTAGGAGTAGTGGAAATTTTAGATAAGATATTATCTGGTAACTTTGGAAAAGAAATAGATATCCACTAAGAACTCATGAACTCTTTTCATATGCCAAGGGTAATATGGTTTTAGCTTATACTTCTCAGATAATATTTCAGCAGAAAATCCATACTCTTTGGCCATTTTGATTATAATTTCCCTTGATCTTTCATTAGACTTATGTATAGAATAGACTGTATCAGCAACGCTAAAAGCTGTTTGTAAAAACTTAATATCCATTCCTCTATTTACTACTCCAAATGGTGGATTTTGAATTACAGTATTAAATCTACCATGAAATTGAGTTACATCAGCATTTAATAGCTCTATGTCTAACTTTAATTCGCTCTTCATATCTCTTGCAGTCTCTAATGATTCTAGATCAATCTCGACACAAGTGCAATAAGCACCTAAAAGTGAAGCCACAAAGCAGAAAACACCAGTCCCACAACCTAAATCAACGACCTTCTTATTACTTATATGCCCAGATATATATGCGTGCCAAACTATTTGGGCTACTATTGGTGAGGGTGTTACATACTGTTCTAGTTCATACTTAGGGTTTGGATGTGGTCTTGAATATTTCTCTAGGAATTTTTCAATCTCTCTTTTATTAATTCTAGAGCTTCCAATAAATTATTCACCCTATTTTCCTTTATTTCAGGGTAGAACCCTAATCTATCTAAAAGTATTGCCTCAAGACCCGCTCTTTTCGCGCCAATTACATCTATTTCGTAAATGTCGCCTATATGAATACCATCACTTTTAGCGATTTCCATGGCATAGGAAAAGATCTTAGGGTGAGGTTTCATAATGTTTAAATCACAAGATGCTACTATACCATCAAAGTACTTCTTAATCCCCAGATCTTCTATTATTTTATAGATATTTCTGGTTGCGTTACTAACTAAAACGACTTTAAATCCGAGTTTTTTGGCTTCCTCTAGGAACGTAATTGAATCGTCATAGAGTTCATATTCCCCAGATAGCAAGTTTCTACTATTTAATCTAGCTATTGATTCTTGATCAGGATATATATTAAGTTCATAAAACAGTTCCCTAAAATCGAAAGCCGAAAGACCTCCATATTCTGGGCTAGGGTAGTGATGTTTTCCTAGAATCTTTGCAACTGCCTTGAAAACTCTCTTTTCGTCTACATTATAACCAATTTCCTTAAGGGCATAGGCGATATTTTCGTGATATCTAGGCTTAAAGTGTACTAGCGTCTCTCCTAAGTCTACAAATATTGCCTTCATATATATTCGCTTTACTTGTTCCTAATTAAAAATTTTGGCATTTCAATTTTCTCTGACTTGCAAATTGGGCATCTACTAGGCCTTTTTATTTTCTCAGAATTGAATGTGTAACCACAACTCTTACACCTAGCTGGTATTATTATAAGCGTATAACCTTTCCTTTTGCTCGACCTCGCCAAATGCTCTATATGATCGTAAATTTCTTTTTCCTTCCTAATATCTAATCTCCTCATTATCTCCCTAGCACTTAATGGTTCATCTGAATAAGATAGCAAGAGGAATATTTTTTCTCTAGTTGTTAAGAAGTCTGTATTCAATTAAGCTCAATATACTCTCTTTTGCGTCGATTTTAATATTATATGCTCTCAGTAGCCAATCATCTAGAGAAAAATCCCTCTGGTGATTATCAATTTCAATAACTTCATTTCCGAAGATATCTGAAAGATAACTACATATTTCAAAAAGAGATACTCTGTTACTTCCTACGTTTATTACACCTCTAGCCTCTTTATCAATAAGTAATTTACTTACCTTAGCTAATGTATTCAAATCAATAATGGACATATAAAAGTTTTTATTACATTTCAAGATTTTTCCCCTTGTAGAAGCTTTAATAAATGGAAATAGAAAACCCCTATATGATAGTGAAAATAACGCTCCAACTCTTAAAACCAAGTAATTACCTAAAGTGATAATACTACTTTCTCCAACTAGTTTGGTTAATCCGTAATAATTCAATGGATTAGGAGTATTATGCTCTTTGTAAAAACCTCTCTTTCCATCATAAATTAGAAAAGAAGAAAGAAATACATTTACGCTTCCTACCTTAGAACCAGCCCTAGCTATGTTAATAGCATACCACGTGTTAAATGACCAAGCTAAGGGGGGATTCGTGTTACTTTCAAAAATTGGTATTTCAAAGGTATGCAGTATCACATCTGGTTTTTCTCTTATAACCTTAGAAGGGCTATCCACTATTATAATCTCATTACTATTACTACCAAGAAATCTGGCAAAGGCTCTTGCAATCTCTCCTTCATCTGTAACTGCAATTTTCAATATATATATTATCTCTGCTCTAGAATTAAAAAGTTTCGATGATTATATAGTGTTGGTTAGGATTATTTAAAAATTATAAATCTAACTCAAGGTTTTGCTTATTTCAGTTGCAATTATAGTTTTTAATTTGTCAGTATTATCCCTTAGTAACTGTATGATGGCGGAGATCACTACGTTCTCATCATATTCTTCTGTGACCCTACTTTTCAATAACGAAGTAAAGGGTTGCATAACTTTATCTAATTCAATAGTTGATAGAGTATTCGATATTTCTTTTACATACTCAGCTAACACGATTGCCTTATCTATTGAAGACTCAGAGGATTTTTGCCTTATACTACCAGATAGTTTAGATGCAATGGTTTTGCCTACATTATCCACTAATTGGACTATAATAGGTTCAATAATTTTCTTATATTCGTCAACACCGGAAGTGGAAAATGATGCTGTATCAGCTATTAGGTTGACTTGAGAATTAAGAGATGATAGTATACTTGCAATTAGCTCTTTCTTTATGTATTCTTTACTATTCTCATCTAGTTGGAAAGACACTACTTGATATTGCACACTTTGTATTCCTAATTTCTCTGCTAAGAATTCTATTAGTGTTACAGCATTTATTCCTACACTTCTGAACTTAGCCGCAGCTAATGGGCATAGTGTAACTACTTTTCCATATCTTTCTCCTATAGCTCTGGCCATTAAGTCAGCTCTCTTCCCTAAACTCTTTTCTAGGATTGCACCAGAACAACCCTCAATCTTCTTAACTCTAAATCCCTTTTCGCCTAGCCTTTTAATTACCTCATCGGAATACTCAGAGGAGAAACAAGCTACATGTAGGTTTATATTCTCATTACTTCCGTCAATAACAATAGACTTTAGTAGCCTAAGCTCTAATGGCACTACCTCGAAAAACACTTCTGCTCCAGCCAATTTAGAGTAGTCCTTATATGCTGTGGAGAATGTTCTATAATCTTCGGGCGTTATAGTAATTATTTCTAGTGAATTGTTAACTGTATCTAAATTTTGTTTCATTTTCTCCAAGAACCTATTTCCGTTTCCACTTATATAATCTAGAAATCCACTATCGGCTGATGTACCTACTACTTTAACCTTTAATCCCATCTTTTTAAGTATTTTTAACGCTGTGATTGCCACTGCAGGATTACTTACAACATTCTTGCCAACCCATAACACTAATTGACTACTTGGATCATTTACTGATGCTAGCTCTGAATCAGAAAAGATGGATAGCTCTACCGTTGGTTCCTCTGGTAATTTCTTAGCAACTAGACTGTTTAATTTGATCAATAGTGTGGAAATCGGAATTCGTGCTGGACATACACCATCACAAAGACCACATTTATGGCAACCTGAAACCTCAGCTATTACACTATCCGGTATGTCAATGGAACCGTTTAATTCATAATAAGCTATTGCACCCCTAACGAAATCAAACATACCCTTTGGAGCATAAGGCCATTGAGGAATTAGCCTATATTGTGGGCAAACAGTAACACACATTGCACAATCTATGCACATAAGGCTATAATCAGCGAAATCCTCCAAATACCTCCTCACATGCTTAAAACCCTCAACCTCGCCACCGGGAGATAATCTTTTAACAAAGCCAATCGCAAACCTAAAGTTTAAGGCCTCTTGTTGCCTTCTTGGAATTTCTAGAACAGCCTTAGCCCTATTCTTAGGATCAAAAAGCTTACCGGGATTAAAAATTTCATTCGGATCAGTCTCTTCCTTATACTTCCTTATAACTTCGTATCTATCAACTCCTAAATCACTAAATGTTTTCCCCATACTGTTCAATCTATTTTTGGTGTATTTGTGAGCGAAGATACCTACTGATAAAAGGGAACCATCAACTTTTACGAATTCGTCCATCATCAGCGTGTTCTTAGCTAAATCATACAATATCTTCTTATCAACTGGACTTACTGAAATCTGAGTAAATGCGTTAACTAAAAGAATCTCCCTCCTCTCTAAAGCTATATCTACATCAAATCCACCATCGGGGGATAGCTCACCTAATTTGCCTATAGACTTTTCTAGATTCTTTAATAAATCTAAAAGCCTAGTATAATGTATTAAGCCATGCTGATGTATCAGTAGGCCTTGTGTTCTTAATGCTGCTGCAACACCGTGATTAAATGACCACCAACCAGTCCATTCTCCTTCAAAAACTTTACCTCCATAAGACTGGGCAATCTTATAGATTTTAGGTTCGACTAGAGGTGATCTAGGAGATGGGTAAAGTATTACCATATTCCATTTTTGAGGTTCTAATGGGGCCTTATACTTCTCAGCCATATACGTGGAAATATATGGACCTCTAACCTGAACGTGCCAAGCTGGGATTACTTCCCTATAAAACTCTCCTACTGCGTGCATCATCTGATCTAAATTATCAAACGATATTACCATAGCTTCGGTTGGAGCGAAATTCCTAAGCTTTAACCCAGCTTTAACTATTATACCAGTAGTACCTTCTGCTCCGCAAGCTAACGCTAGATCCTTGCCCTCTAATCTAACTAAATCCCCTTTTGGATTTACCATTTCAACGAAGCTTACATTGTCTGAAATAAAACCATATTCATATGAACCTATTCCTAAAGAATCACTAGCTATCCCTCCTCCCACAGTGGAATCGTATGAAGATGGGAAAGTCCTTAATTGCAGTCCCTTCTGCTGAGCATAGATATCAACAAGCTTCCAAGTAGCACCAGGCTCCACTATTGCATTCTTATTAGCCTCATCTATAGTTACGTTGGTCATCTTTGAAAAGTCGAGTAATATTCCACCATCTGCTGGTATTGCATTACCATATCTATTTGTACCTCTGCCATAAGGCACTATTGGTATTTTATATTTGAGTCCTAATCTAACTACGTTAATTATATCTTCCACCGACCTAGGGTAAACAACGTAGTCGGGGACAATATTAATCTTTATTCCAGACCAGACTAGTTCTGGGACGAAGCCGAAATCTACTGAATGGGATAACCTCTCTACTAATTCGTCATGAAAATTATCCCCTAGTAAACTTTTCAAATCCTCTGCCAAACCCATATTACTATACCCTTAAATGTTATATATTATTCTAGCATTTATATATTCTTTAAAGTCTCTATTATTGTTTTTTGTACGTACTCGTAATACTCCCTCGTCTGTTCTCTTCTTGGTACGAAATCTTTCATTATATCTGGATCTTGGGACCACGTTGGAACTATATGAAAATGAGAGTGAAATACCACTTGTCCCGCGCTCTTTCCAATATTAGTTAATATTCTTATACCATCAGCGTTTAAAGCTTTCTTTACTGCAATTGAAATCTTTCTTACAGCTGTACATAAATATGGTATAACGTCTTCAGAAATCTCTAAAAAATTCTCATAATGTGTTCTAGGTACTACCAAAGTATGTCCTGGCGTAATTGGAAATTTATCCAGAAACGCCACTACCCTATCGTCACTATACACGATATACCCATGGTCTCTTCCTTCAACAATATTGCAGAAGATGCACATCTGTATTGAACCCTCATTATTACAAAATTATAAATTTAGTTACAGCTGAAAACCTAGCACTTTACGGTAGACCCAAAATCACCTCCCTAAAAATAAATCTATTACATTAATAAGCATATTTATTAGTTTAAATAGAAAATTTTCCAGATTGAATAAATCACCAGGAAACAAAAGGATAAGCAATAATCTGAACTCTTCCCTCCTCACCACACCCTTAAATATGGTGTACAAGGAGTAGAAAACCATGGCCAGCACGAAGATCAACGTGCGGAAGACGAACTTAGTGGAACTGGTGAAGGGAAGGAAAGCCTTGATGTTCCTGTAAGAGGTCTCTATGGGACTCCTTACCTTATTGTACAACCTCAACACCTCCTTCTTCGGTAGGTCAAGATTAGTCGCCCTAGCGAAGTAAACAACCTTCTTCTTCCTCTTGATTTTCTCCCTGCGATACACGATCAGCCTGAACTTAACCTGTTCATCCCTCCTATGCCTCTTACTATTTGTCATGTACTCTCCATCAAACTCCTCATAGACTTTCACGTCCCCAACGGGAACTCCGATTATATAATTGAACTGCGAAATGAAGTTAAGCACATCAACTGTGTAGAAACCCGCATCAAGAGCTATTAACCTTATCTTGAATCCCATTGCAACAACTTGCTCCACGAGGATCTTCACGATATCATCCTTGGTCATCCCGTTCACATGTGTGACGAAAGCCAGTAGGAGTACTTTCCCATCATGTTTAGTCGTTGCTGTTGCGTAGTTCCACGAGTTTCCCTTTTCCGAGCTTCCGAGTCCTTCCACCGGTTTCCCGTACCAAGTTTTGGTGGTCCAGTCTATTGAAATGTCTATTTCCTTTTCTCCCTTTAGCGTCTCCAAGGATATTTTCCTCACTTGTTCCAAGAGTTTCTCAACTACTTCCACACCTTGCTCCTCCGCGTAATTCCTCACGGTTTGTGGTGATACGTTGTATGCGCTTGACTTGTTTTCTATGGAGTCGTTCCATAAACACGCGGAGACTAGCGTTTTTTCTACGTTCTCTGCCTTTTTTCCTTGGAAGTCTAACATGGAAAGTAATTTATATCCTATTTGTTGAATGTTATTTTGGTGGGGAAGACAAGGTGTTATCACCTTGGTTCACCTCGTGATAATACCGTCTTCCTCACCTTAAGCTTTTCTTCAATTTGTTGAACTCCTAATATAGTTATAAATTCCATTTATTTTCTATAAAATTAATAGTACCTTACCGGAATTATTTTTGTAAAATGATTTTGGGTCTACCGTTTAGGGTGGGAGGAAGCCAGAAAAATCCCTTACTTTTTAAACTATATAACTGGATTCCTTTATCAATGAAGTTCCCGTCTTCGATTTGGGTTTGGTAACTTGCTTTAGAGCATATTATAAAAATCCACTTTAATAAATCACCTAGATTTTAAGGTTTTAAAAAAGCAGATAATAACAGAAGTATTCCTAATTTTTGTAAAATCAAACTGAGTCAGATACTAAACTTAGCTTTAATATAATCACCTTTTTCAGTTATTAATTCTATAATATGATCACCCTTTATAGGGGTAAAATCGTTTATCTCTATTGCTATATTTTTAACTCCATAGGGTATATACTCTGGATTATAGCTATACGCCATCTTACCATCTACTCTGATCGCTACAATCTTACCAGAAACCTTATCGGTTTGCAGCCAAACCTTCATATCTATAAACTTCCTTGCATAATGTTTAAAAGTAATAACGCTATGCTATAAAATAGTGTTAACAACCCAAGAACTAATAGTAATATTCGTCATCTCGTTCATAACAAATGCAACACCGTTCTTTGGAGCTCCTTACACCCTAATAACTACGTCAATATTAATAAAGAGTGGAGTATCTCCTCTATCCCTAATCTTGGCCATAGTATTAAGCGGGCTCGGAGCGTCATTATCTAAGTTAGTAATGTACGCATTGGGAATAGCCATAAGAAAACCTCTAAAAAACAATAAGAATATCCTCTTTATAGAGAAAATCAGTAAGAGTTACGGATTTTATATTGCGTTATTAATATTATCCATACTACCAATTCTACCATTAGACGACTATATATTTCTCGCAGGGGGAATAGCTAAGCTTTCCGTCTTTAAGATGGTAGTGGTTTCAATAATAAGTAAGATTATAAAAAGTGCAATTGAGATAAGCGTAGAACTAGCTGGAATATCTTTACTAGCCTCAGTACTTGGTATAAACGCATTTGAACTTTCCCTAATTTCCATTCTTGTATTCGTTTTATTAGGAATTCTCTTGTTTAAATTAGATTGGGAACAACTTCTGAGGAAAGGAGAAAAATTCTTAAGAGAAAAACTAAAAATTAATTTATGAAAATTTTTGGTGGTAAAAAATTTGAAGTATTTATAGATAAGGTGAAATTGCCTAACGGATATGAAAGGGAATTAGAGTTCGTGAAGCATAGGGGTTCTGTCGTAATAATACCTAGAATAAACAATGAAATAATAATGATAAGACAATTTAGGCCTGTAATAGGTAAATGGATATACGAGTTGCCAGCAGGGACGATTGAGGAAGGAGAAGA includes:
- a CDS encoding deoxyribonuclease IV, which encodes MVKIYLGPAGVPHSSKKKNTIDGIRTVKELGLNAMEVEFVQGVRMSRETAEEAGKVAKELGVRLSVHAPYFINLCSEEKDKIEASKQRILDTADRAELMGADAIAIHIAFYGKMSPEECYQNVKEGLAEVIDKAKEMGIKNVKFGVETMAKETAFGTLDEVISISKELKGVIPYIDWAHTFARQGGEIDYGKIIDRLIKELGLTHINSHFESLVSRKGKYVDEHIPIDANAPPFEPLAKELLKRDISISLICESPELERDALKMKEVLERLGYRLE
- a CDS encoding HIT family protein, translated to MCIFCNIVEGRDHGYIVYSDDRVVAFLDKFPITPGHTLVVPRTHYENFLEISEDVIPYLCTAVRKISIAVKKALNADGIRILTNIGKSAGQVVFHSHFHIVPTWSQDPDIMKDFVPRREQTREYYEYVQKTIIETLKNI
- a CDS encoding ISH3 family transposase, which translates into the protein MITPCLPHQNNIQQIGYKLLSMLDFQGKKAENVEKTLVSACLWNDSIENKSSAYNVSPQTVRNYAEEQGVEVVEKLLEQVRKISLETLKGEKEIDISIDWTTKTWYGKPVEGLGSSEKGNSWNYATATTKHDGKVLLLAFVTHVNGMTKDDIVKILVEQVVAMGFKIRLIALDAGFYTVDVLNFISQFNYIIGVPVGDVKVYEEFDGEYMTNSKRHRRDEQVKFRLIVYRREKIKRKKKVVYFARATNLDLPKKEVLRLYNKVRSPIETSYRNIKAFLPFTSSTKFVFRTLIFVLAMVFYSLYTIFKGVVRREEFRLLLILLFPGDLFNLENFLFKLINMLINVIDLFLGR
- a CDS encoding HAD family hydrolase codes for the protein MKAIFVDLGETLVHFKPRYHENIAYALKEIGYNVDEKRVFKAVAKILGKHHYPSPEYGGLSAFDFRELFYELNIYPDQESIARLNSRNLLSGEYELYDDSITFLEEAKKLGFKVVLVSNATRNIYKIIEDLGIKKYFDGIVASCDLNIMKPHPKIFSYAMEIAKSDGIHIGDIYEIDVIGAKRAGLEAILLDRLGFYPEIKENRVNNLLEALELIKERLKNS
- a CDS encoding FAD-binding and (Fe-S)-binding domain-containing protein, translating into MGLAEDLKSLLGDNFHDELVERLSHSVDFGFVPELVWSGIKINIVPDYVVYPRSVEDIINVVRLGLKYKIPIVPYGRGTNRYGNAIPADGGILLDFSKMTNVTIDEANKNAIVEPGATWKLVDIYAQQKGLQLRTFPSSYDSTVGGGIASDSLGIGSYEYGFISDNVSFVEMVNPKGDLVRLEGKDLALACGAEGTTGIIVKAGLKLRNFAPTEAMVISFDNLDQMMHAVGEFYREVIPAWHVQVRGPYISTYMAEKYKAPLEPQKWNMVILYPSPRSPLVEPKIYKIAQSYGGKVFEGEWTGWWSFNHGVAAALRTQGLLIHQHGLIHYTRLLDLLKNLEKSIGKLGELSPDGGFDVDIALERREILLVNAFTQISVSPVDKKILYDLAKNTLMMDEFVKVDGSLLSVGIFAHKYTKNRLNSMGKTFSDLGVDRYEVIRKYKEETDPNEIFNPGKLFDPKNRAKAVLEIPRRQQEALNFRFAIGFVKRLSPGGEVEGFKHVRRYLEDFADYSLMCIDCAMCVTVCPQYRLIPQWPYAPKGMFDFVRGAIAYYELNGSIDIPDSVIAEVSGCHKCGLCDGVCPARIPISTLLIKLNSLVAKKLPEEPTVELSIFSDSELASVNDPSSQLVLWVGKNVVSNPAVAITALKILKKMGLKVKVVGTSADSGFLDYISGNGNRFLEKMKQNLDTVNNSLEIITITPEDYRTFSTAYKDYSKLAGAEVFFEVVPLELRLLKSIVIDGSNENINLHVACFSSEYSDEVIKRLGEKGFRVKKIEGCSGAILEKSLGKRADLMARAIGERYGKVVTLCPLAAAKFRSVGINAVTLIEFLAEKLGIQSVQYQVVSFQLDENSKEYIKKELIASILSSLNSQVNLIADTASFSTSGVDEYKKIIEPIIVQLVDNVGKTIASKLSGSIRQKSSESSIDKAIVLAEYVKEISNTLSTIELDKVMQPFTSLLKSRVTEEYDENVVISAIIQLLRDNTDKLKTIIATEISKTLS
- a CDS encoding transcriptional regulator produces the protein MNTDFLTTREKIFLLLSYSDEPLSAREIMRRLDIRKEKEIYDHIEHLARSSKRKGYTLIIIPARCKSCGYTFNSEKIKRPSRCPICKSEKIEMPKFLIRNK
- a CDS encoding METTL5 family protein, producing the protein MSNKKVVDLGCGTGVFCFVASLLGAYCTCVEIDLESLETARDMKSELKLDIELLNADVTQFHGRFNTVIQNPPFGVVNRGMDIKFLQTAFSVADTVYSIHKSNERSREIIIKMAKEYGFSAEILSEKYKLKPYYPWHMKRVHEFLVDIYFFSKVTR
- a CDS encoding sugar nucleotide-binding protein; translation: MKIAVTDEGEIARAFARFLGSNSNEIIIVDSPSKVIREKPDVILHTFEIPIFESNTNPPLAWSFNTWYAINIARAGSKVGSVNVFLSSFLIYDGKRGFYKEHNTPNPLNYYGLTKLVGESSIITLGNYLVLRVGALFSLSYRGFLFPFIKASTRGKILKCNKNFYMSIIDLNTLAKVSKLLIDKEARGVINVGSNRVSLFEICSYLSDIFGNEVIEIDNHQRDFSLDDWLLRAYNIKIDAKESILSLIEYRLLNN
- a CDS encoding phosphoglycolate phosphatase; translated protein: MDIDSNEILVASDYDRTLANEENNFVISPIVTQKVNEFSKKYKFVVVTGREKKFMDKLAVGLRPTAWILENGSLILFDNKEFVLCEKSWFERDRKKIIEILDSLKARYSIGRVIIYVDGYGSKLNMLKEIEKYGRIEVNRNDAMVLPKGVDKGIGVLKFKELTGFKGKIVALGDSENDYALFRVADIKVAVANAIPQIKEIADIVTENPNGLGVVEILDKILSGNFGKEIDIH